Proteins encoded in a region of the Bacteroidota bacterium genome:
- a CDS encoding sulfite exporter TauE/SafE family protein: MDGLILAGWVAAILIGMTLALIGAGGSILTVPVLVYLFGIPPVLATAYSLFVVGLTALAGSVSLIRKGAVRLPLVALFAAPSLLAVWLTRAWLLPSIPDPIWQSGSVVVGKDSFILILFAALMLAASVSMIRNGNQEPSGTQRIRHGWIALEGLIVGVLTGLVGAGGGFLIIPVLVLAAGLSMTEAVGTSLVIIAIKSLIGFTGDLGHQPVDWMFLATFSLLPLAGMAIGQRLVPYFNSQHLKKAFGYFVLLTGSAMILVELIRI; the protein is encoded by the coding sequence ATGGATGGGTTGATTCTGGCTGGCTGGGTAGCCGCCATTCTGATTGGAATGACACTGGCACTGATTGGAGCCGGAGGGTCCATTCTCACGGTACCAGTGTTGGTTTACCTCTTCGGTATTCCGCCGGTTCTGGCAACGGCTTATTCTCTTTTCGTGGTTGGTCTGACGGCGCTGGCCGGATCGGTTTCCCTCATCCGTAAAGGAGCCGTGCGCCTGCCCCTGGTGGCCCTCTTCGCTGCCCCATCCCTTCTTGCCGTCTGGCTCACAAGGGCCTGGCTTCTTCCTTCCATTCCGGATCCCATCTGGCAATCCGGGTCGGTTGTCGTTGGCAAGGATTCGTTTATCCTGATTTTATTCGCGGCGCTCATGCTGGCCGCCTCGGTTTCCATGATCCGGAATGGCAATCAGGAACCATCGGGAACACAAAGGATCCGGCACGGATGGATTGCTCTGGAAGGATTGATTGTTGGTGTGTTAACCGGTTTGGTTGGCGCGGGTGGCGGCTTCCTGATCATCCCGGTTCTGGTGCTGGCAGCCGGACTTTCCATGACGGAAGCGGTGGGAACGTCTCTTGTGATCATTGCAATCAAATCGTTGATCGGATTCACCGGCGATCTGGGACATCAGCCCGTGGACTGGATGTTTCTGGCTACTTTTTCCCTGCTTCCACTTGCCGGAATGGCCATCGGACAGCGGCTGGTTCCTTATTTTAACAGCCAGCATCTGAAAAAGGCCTTTGGTTATTTTGTTCTGCTCACCGGATCGGCCATGATTCTGGTTGAACTGATCAGGATCTGA